One part of the Mangrovibacillus cuniculi genome encodes these proteins:
- the prmA gene encoding 50S ribosomal protein L11 methyltransferase: MKWSELSVHTTNEAIEPISNILHEAGASGVVIEDPTELTKEREDQFGEIYQLQKEDYPSEGVYVKAYLPVTSFLTETIEEIKQNITNLQEFQIDIGKNVVTITEVNDEDWATAWKQYYHPVKISERFTVVPTWEEYTPVSSDELIIELDPGMAFGTGTHPTTVMCIQALERTVKKGDMLIDVGTGSGVLSVAAAQLGAKHVDAYDLDEVAVKTAKENIELNHVANQVTVAQKNLLQGVTEQVDVIVANILAEVILRFTDDVGRLVKPGGYFVSSGIINGKKDEVKAAVESAGFDIEEVLTMEDWVAIIAKKQGE, translated from the coding sequence ATGAAGTGGTCTGAGCTTTCGGTTCATACAACAAATGAGGCAATAGAACCAATTTCAAATATCTTGCACGAAGCAGGAGCGAGTGGGGTAGTAATTGAAGACCCAACGGAATTAACGAAGGAGCGCGAGGACCAGTTCGGTGAAATCTATCAGCTCCAAAAGGAAGATTACCCTTCGGAGGGGGTGTATGTGAAAGCATACCTTCCTGTAACTAGTTTCTTAACAGAAACAATAGAAGAAATTAAGCAAAATATTACAAATCTACAAGAATTCCAAATTGATATCGGGAAAAATGTAGTGACAATTACAGAAGTGAACGACGAGGATTGGGCAACTGCATGGAAGCAATATTACCACCCTGTAAAAATTTCGGAAAGATTTACTGTTGTCCCTACTTGGGAAGAGTACACTCCAGTAAGTAGTGATGAGTTAATTATTGAATTAGATCCAGGTATGGCTTTTGGGACAGGAACGCACCCGACAACTGTTATGTGTATTCAAGCTCTTGAGCGTACGGTTAAAAAGGGTGACATGTTGATTGATGTTGGTACTGGTTCAGGAGTGTTATCTGTTGCAGCAGCGCAGTTAGGCGCAAAGCACGTAGATGCATATGATCTGGATGAAGTCGCAGTAAAAACAGCGAAAGAAAACATTGAATTAAACCATGTAGCCAATCAAGTAACCGTAGCGCAAAAGAATTTACTACAAGGTGTAACAGAACAAGTGGATGTCATTGTAGCAAATATCCTTGCAGAGGTTATTTTACGTTTCACAGATGATGTTGGACGTCTAGTGAAACCTGGTGGATACTTTGTTTCTTCCGGAATTATTAATGGGAAAAAAGATGAGGTTAAAGCTGCTGTAGAAAGTGCTGGGTTTGATATCGAAGAAGTATTAACGATGGAAGATTGGGTAGCTATTATCGCAAAGAAACAAGGAGAGTAA
- the dnaK gene encoding molecular chaperone DnaK, with amino-acid sequence MSKIIGIDLGTTNSCVAVLEGGEAKVIPNPEGNRTSPSVVAFKNDEKQVGEVAKRQSITNPNTIMSIKRYMGTNHKVTVDGKEYSPQEISAMILQYLKGYAEEYLGEKVEKAVITVPAYFNDAERQATKDAGRIAGLEVERIINEPTAAALAYGLDKMDEDQTILVYDLGGGTFDVSILELGDGVFEVRSTAGDNKLGGDDFDQVIIDHLVAEFKKENGIDLGKDKMALQRLKDAAEKAKKDLSGVTSTQISLPFITAGEAGPLHLEMTLSRAKFDELSANLVERTMAPTRQAMKDAGLAPSEIDKIILVGGSTRIPAVQEAIKRETGKDPHKGVNPDEVVAMGAAIQGGVLTGDVKDVVLLDVTPLSLGIETMGGVFTKLIDRNTTIPTSKSQVFSTAADNQTAVDIHVLQGERSMAADNKTLGRFQLADIPPAPRGVPQIEVKFDIDKNGIVNVSAKDMGTGKEQNITIKSSSGLSDDEIDRMVREAEDNAEADKKRKEEVDLRNEADQLVFQTEKTLKDVEDKVDAEEKAKAETAKDELKAAIEANDLEDIRTKKDALSEIVQNLSMKLYEEAAKQAQAAQGAEGNAENAADDVVDAEFSEVNDEKK; translated from the coding sequence ATGAGTAAAATTATTGGTATTGACTTAGGTACAACAAACTCATGCGTAGCAGTACTTGAAGGCGGAGAAGCGAAAGTAATTCCGAATCCAGAAGGTAACCGTACATCACCTTCTGTTGTAGCGTTCAAAAATGATGAGAAACAAGTAGGGGAAGTAGCGAAACGCCAATCTATTACAAACCCTAACACTATCATGTCGATCAAACGTTATATGGGTACTAACCATAAAGTAACGGTGGATGGCAAAGAATACTCTCCACAAGAAATTTCTGCAATGATTCTTCAATACCTAAAAGGATATGCGGAAGAATACCTTGGAGAAAAAGTAGAGAAAGCAGTTATTACTGTTCCTGCTTACTTTAACGATGCGGAACGTCAAGCTACCAAAGATGCTGGTCGTATTGCAGGTCTTGAAGTAGAGCGTATTATTAACGAACCTACTGCTGCTGCATTAGCATACGGTTTAGATAAAATGGATGAAGATCAAACAATCCTTGTTTATGACCTTGGTGGTGGTACATTCGACGTATCTATCCTTGAATTAGGAGATGGAGTATTCGAAGTGCGTTCTACTGCTGGTGACAACAAACTTGGTGGAGATGACTTTGACCAAGTAATTATCGACCACCTAGTTGCTGAGTTCAAAAAAGAAAACGGCATTGATCTTGGTAAAGATAAAATGGCTCTTCAACGTTTAAAAGATGCAGCTGAAAAAGCGAAGAAAGATCTTTCTGGTGTAACTTCTACACAAATCTCTCTTCCTTTCATCACGGCAGGAGAAGCTGGTCCTCTTCACTTAGAAATGACGCTTTCTCGTGCGAAATTCGATGAACTATCTGCAAACCTTGTAGAGCGTACAATGGCTCCTACTCGTCAAGCGATGAAGGATGCTGGTCTAGCACCATCTGAAATCGATAAAATCATCTTAGTTGGTGGTTCAACTCGTATTCCAGCGGTTCAAGAAGCAATTAAGCGCGAAACTGGTAAAGATCCTCATAAAGGTGTTAACCCAGATGAAGTAGTTGCGATGGGTGCAGCGATTCAAGGTGGAGTTTTAACTGGAGATGTAAAAGATGTTGTTCTACTAGACGTTACTCCATTATCTCTAGGTATTGAAACAATGGGTGGTGTGTTCACGAAGTTAATCGACCGTAACACAACAATCCCTACTTCAAAATCTCAAGTGTTCTCGACTGCGGCAGATAACCAAACAGCAGTTGACATTCACGTGCTTCAAGGTGAGCGTTCGATGGCTGCTGACAATAAAACACTTGGTCGCTTCCAGTTAGCGGATATCCCACCAGCACCACGTGGCGTACCTCAAATCGAAGTGAAATTCGATATTGATAAAAATGGTATCGTAAACGTAAGTGCTAAAGATATGGGTACAGGGAAAGAGCAAAACATTACGATTAAATCTTCTTCTGGATTATCAGATGACGAGATTGATCGTATGGTACGCGAAGCGGAAGATAATGCGGAAGCGGATAAAAAGCGTAAAGAAGAAGTGGACTTACGCAACGAAGCTGACCAATTAGTATTTCAAACAGAAAAGACATTAAAAGATGTAGAAGATAAAGTAGATGCGGAAGAAAAAGCGAAAGCTGAAACAGCGAAAGATGAGCTGAAAGCAGCTATTGAAGCGAATGACCTAGAGGACATTCGTACGAAGAAAGACGCTCTTTCTGAGATCGTACAAAACTTATCTATGAAGCTGTATGAAGAAGCTGCAAAACAAGCGCAGGCAGCACAAGGCGCAGAAGGAAATGCAGAAAATGCAGCTGACGACGTTGTAGACGCAGAATTTTCTGAAGTAAACGACGAGAAAAAGTAA
- a CDS encoding 16S rRNA (uracil(1498)-N(3))-methyltransferase — MKADKWEYVIQKGTELGAHSFIPLKAARSVVKWDEKKGDKKVERWTKIASEAAEQSHRQVVPNVDSPVTLKQLLQLADEYTHKIVAYEEEARSGDTTNFSTVLQSMKSSNSVMMVFGPEGGLTEEEVTQLLNKGFVACALGPRILRAETAPLYALSALSYKLELER, encoded by the coding sequence GTGAAAGCCGATAAATGGGAATACGTTATTCAAAAAGGAACAGAACTAGGTGCACATTCATTTATTCCACTTAAGGCAGCGAGATCTGTTGTTAAATGGGATGAAAAGAAGGGTGATAAGAAAGTCGAGAGATGGACGAAGATTGCGAGTGAAGCAGCAGAGCAATCTCATCGACAAGTCGTTCCTAATGTGGATTCTCCTGTCACGTTAAAACAATTACTTCAACTTGCTGATGAGTATACCCATAAAATAGTTGCGTATGAAGAAGAAGCTAGATCAGGAGACACAACTAATTTTTCCACAGTTTTACAATCGATGAAGTCGTCAAATTCTGTTATGATGGTGTTTGGACCAGAAGGTGGACTAACAGAAGAAGAAGTGACACAGCTTCTAAACAAAGGGTTTGTAGCTTGTGCACTTGGACCACGAATACTTAGAGCAGAAACAGCGCCGCTTTATGCATTAAGTGCGCTATCTTATAAGCTAGAATTAGAGAGGTGA
- a CDS encoding RNA methyltransferase PUA domain-containing protein encodes MQRYFLDIPMKQFQESSLSQDQLHHMIRVMRMKEGDSCYFVFTDKKTGIYTLTNAETNPPLFTLTKEIQEQVELPVTVSVVGG; translated from the coding sequence ATGCAACGATATTTTCTTGATATCCCGATGAAACAATTTCAAGAGTCTTCTTTGTCACAAGACCAACTTCATCACATGATTCGTGTGATGAGGATGAAAGAAGGAGATAGCTGTTACTTTGTTTTTACTGATAAGAAAACAGGTATCTACACCCTAACAAATGCGGAAACGAATCCACCTCTATTTACTCTTACCAAAGAAATACAGGAACAAGTAGAGCTACCTGTTACTGTTTCAGTGGTTGGGGGCTAG
- the dnaJ gene encoding molecular chaperone DnaJ: MSKRDFYEVLGLGKDASKEEIKKSYRKLSKQYHPDINKAADANDKFKEVKEAYETLSDDQKRAHYDRFGHTDPNQGFGGAGGGDFGGFGGFEDIFNTFFGGGGQRRRDPNAPRQGADLQYTMDITFEEAAFGKDTEIQIPREETCDTCHGSGAKPGTKPETCKHCGGSGQLNQEQNTPFGRIVNRRACHHCQGTGKDIKQKCSTCSGAGKVTKRKKISVKIPAGVDDGQQLRLSGQGEPGVNGGPPGDLYIVFSVREHDFFERNGDDVYCEMPITFVQAALGDEIKVPTIHGHVMLKVPAGTQTGRRFRLKEKGIPNVRGYGVGDQFVIVKVVTPSKLTEKQKELLREFGDATGETVEEQHEGFFDRVKRAFKGE; this comes from the coding sequence ATGAGTAAAAGAGATTTTTACGAAGTCCTTGGGCTAGGAAAAGACGCCTCTAAAGAAGAGATTAAAAAGTCTTACCGTAAATTATCTAAACAATATCATCCGGACATTAATAAAGCAGCTGACGCTAATGATAAATTTAAAGAAGTGAAAGAAGCTTATGAGACATTAAGCGATGATCAAAAGCGTGCGCATTATGATCGCTTTGGTCACACTGATCCAAATCAAGGCTTTGGTGGCGCTGGTGGTGGAGATTTCGGTGGATTTGGCGGGTTTGAAGATATTTTTAACACCTTTTTTGGAGGTGGCGGTCAACGTCGTCGTGACCCTAATGCCCCTCGCCAAGGAGCAGACTTACAATATACAATGGATATCACATTTGAAGAAGCTGCATTTGGGAAGGATACAGAAATCCAAATTCCACGTGAAGAAACATGTGATACGTGTCATGGATCTGGTGCGAAGCCAGGTACAAAACCTGAAACTTGTAAACATTGTGGAGGTTCTGGCCAATTAAACCAAGAGCAGAATACGCCTTTTGGTCGAATTGTCAACAGAAGAGCGTGTCATCACTGTCAAGGAACTGGTAAAGATATAAAACAAAAATGTTCTACTTGTAGTGGAGCAGGAAAAGTAACAAAACGCAAAAAAATCTCTGTGAAGATTCCAGCAGGAGTAGACGATGGACAACAATTACGTTTAAGTGGTCAGGGAGAACCAGGTGTGAACGGAGGACCTCCTGGAGACTTATACATTGTTTTCTCTGTTCGTGAACATGATTTCTTTGAGCGTAATGGTGATGACGTTTATTGCGAAATGCCTATTACATTTGTGCAAGCAGCACTTGGAGATGAAATTAAGGTTCCTACTATCCATGGACATGTCATGTTAAAAGTACCAGCTGGAACGCAAACCGGTAGACGTTTCCGCTTAAAAGAAAAAGGTATTCCTAATGTCCGAGGATATGGAGTCGGAGATCAATTTGTTATTGTAAAAGTCGTTACTCCATCTAAGTTAACAGAGAAACAAAAAGAACTATTAAGAGAATTTGGAGATGCTACAGGAGAAACAGTGGAAGAACAACATGAAGGTTTCTTTGACCGTGTCAAACGTGCATTTAAAGGTGAATAA